In Sebastes umbrosus isolate fSebUmb1 chromosome 15, fSebUmb1.pri, whole genome shotgun sequence, the genomic window ttttttaggcgaccaaaatattacaattaactttcatgaactgaaaacacactgtgaaagggttaaagttgtaagaagaaaacaaggacaacctccagaccggacaacaccgtggtagcaacctgtcaatcacaaggtagccacgccctaaagcatcccctgctttatggtctatttgactctaaatgggaccatagtttactaaatgaacatcatgctgtattcaagaagacttgaaactagcgattgagaccataaactcatgtttacaatgtttactgaggtaataaatcaagtgagaagtaggctcattttctcatagacttctatacaaccggacttctttttgcaaccagaggagtcgccccctgctggctattagaaagaatgcaagttcaaggcacttcagcattggcttgttacggcaagtggtaaaaaatacattttaaactgcCCCTAATTTCACAATTCAGTTATTAAATAGCATGTGCAAAGGGAATAAACTGTCATGCCAGGTTGAAATGCTTGTTTTATAATGTGATGTGTAATGTTGACGATACTGACATTTAACGAAAGACCTTTAACTGCaatataccgtatatatatatcagcctCAGCCTGAGGTAATAACTGATTGTTTGTGTCCCGTCTTTCTTCAAGGTggacaaaaagaagaaagagaagaaagacaaggagagggagaatgaaaaagagaagaacGCTATCACAAAAGACAAAGTGCAGAAGAAGAGACAGACGATATCGCCCACCACCACGACCCAGAGATCCAGGCCAGAGACCAGGTATCGTACAGGGTGGTGTCTGTAGATCGATACATCCCGTATTTTAACCAGAAAAATGTTCAGTTCATTCTATATTGAGGATTTGGCAGgagagaggctgagagagagagagagagagataggaagCTCATGTGTTCTCATGCTTTATCCTCGGAGCAGGTTAATGTCTGACAGATGGTCCAAGGTGCTATAATCTAACTAAACGGGCTGGACACCGTTCAGTCAGCAGGCGAGGGCCAGTCTGCCAACAGGACAGTCAGACAGAAAGGGGTTTTCCTGACTGATGCACAGGGGGAAATAAAAGATGGCTCATCTAAGGTTACACCCCGCCTGCAGCCAAAGATTCATGGAGATTCAGACGGAGTCACTAATGTCTTACACATGACCTAGTTATGGTTCTTATGAAGTGCACTGGGAACCTCATTACCTTTTCCTACACCGCTATGAAAACCTCATCTCTTGTGCCACCAACTCTCTCTTTGACTCAtgtttcacttcctcctccatctccttctcttctcATCAGCACCCCGAAGCTCAAAAACAGACCTCCATCACCCGCAGCCCCCAAAGGTCAGCCCCTGTCCCCGATggtgccagcagcagcagcagcagcctccaaAACCCCCACGGGCAAAAAGACACCTACTGGCACCAAGACCCGACCCAAACGAGCCCAGACGCCCGCCAGGATGCAGCCCCAGACGGTCACTGCGGTCGCCGTGGCAACGGGCCACAAACCCCAGCAGCCCGACGCTCCAGAGGAGAAAAAGGGTGAGTTGTGGTTACCATGGAGACGATATCCAAGCTTCAAGGTGACCTGGAGGTTTTGGCCCACGTTCGTGTTAAAAAACGGTGTGATTACTGAGTTTGTGGGAGATTCTGACCGGCCTCTAACTGGAGTGATTTGAACACGGGTTGCACAAAATTGAACCAGTGTAATTGTGGTTTGATAGACTGTCATAAAATAACCACAGAAACCTCCCTGCTTATGTTGCACATCAGATGTTTTGGTCTTTTGATGAATTATTCCACGTAATTTCCACTGCAAATCAACAGCCGTGTAGGTGACATTGAAAACTGTtcacatattttaatttaaacttCTCTCTCCGCCGATAACTTCCACTCCTACCAGCCCTCCCCCGGTGTATCCATCCGGGTGGAACGGCTGCAAGCATCACCTGCTGGAGCTCTGCATTTTTAGTTCCAATGCAGGTAGACTTGTGGCCGTGGTCATCAACATCATTTGGTTTAAATTTTATACTCAAGATCCCAGAAGCAAAaagattgttatttttttaattcccaATTTATTTGTGTAATTACCGTAATATGAAGATTAAGCATGTAACTATTTTGTTCCCTGACAGTTATTTTTCGTTCACATGCCGTGTTTTTTTGCGCCCCGCAAATCCATTGTTGCACCCGAGTTAAAAGTTGTTGAAGTTTTTGGAATGCGCActgcatgtcatgtgacgaggaacaaccaatcacagccggcagatatCTTTCCGTTCTTCTGTAATTATGAGTGTATGCTGGAGAAGAAGTTGATCATATAGTGAAATATCATagatatgttatgttattaatattgtattagTAAACTACAGCGTTTGGAAGAAGATCAGATGATACGGTTAGCTGGCCATGGTCGTTTAGCAATGTCAGGTACAAACTGCCTCTGTGCCCTTGAAAGTTGGCACAAGAGTAGGAACCCAGTAACGGACCGAAGCGCCTGGCGGTGTCCAGGCGGTTAAAGAGGCTGCGTGTGTCCCTGCCTTAAATCAGTCCAATCTAACTGAGTAAAAacaggaatataataataacaacaaaacaaaattggCCGCATTTTAAattccacttttattttattcatggcACTACGGTGATATTGAACTGCAGACTGTTATTGTATGGATCATTGTGATGTCTGTAATATTACGCCCAGAAATGACTGTAGGATCTTCAACGTGTCCTGAGAAGTGAATTCAATTTAAAAAGAGACATCATCTCCTGTTGGTGGGATATTTGAGCTGCCGTATTCACATTTGACTCTCTGCATAAAGTTTCCTGTGAGGAAAACTCTCCACAGGATTTCCCAAACTGTCCGTGTGTCATGGCGTCCGCTGTGTTTACAATAAAAAGGGATGAAAGTAGCAAATGTGATTAGCCATGATCGTCACAGCACAAAATTACCAAAAGTATGTTTGGCATGCCGCCGACGCACTGGGCAGGGCGCACTTCACTGCAATCTACGCCTTGTTGCTGTGTTCATGAAAATAGAGTCCTTTAtgtctgtttttaatgaatCAGCTTTACTTTAAATTGTTAATTTAGTCAAATGAAAATTCAATGTTGAATCATAGCTGCATAATAAACAATTTCAAAATGCATCATCTGGCAGTCTGGAGCGATTTCCCCTCATCTTATTCTTCAGATGTTTTTAATGAGTATGTTCTTGGTAAACCAGATGTTTGCTTccttattattatgtttttagaaacataaGCACCACCTGTCCTCTCTTTGTCTTCTCTCTAATAGACTCCAGTAATGTTCCTGCCATCGTGGTGTCCACAGCACCGCTTACACCTCCCTCCCTCAGCCCAGCGGTTGCATCAGCGGCCTCTCCAGCTGCTCCAAACGTAGAGCCGGCCGCCTCGGCTGCTTCTCCTGCTGCAGCCTCCACCGGTAATCCTGCTCCATCTGCTGCACCCGCTGCCACCGCTGCTGCTACCACTGCCTCCACCACCCCGGCTGCACCGACCAGCAGACCGTCAGCAGGCACCAACAACCAGGAGGAGGCTGCTCGTGTCCTGGCAGAGAAACGCAGACAAGCCCGAGAGCAgcgggagagagaggagcaggagcgTCTGGAGCAGGAGCAAAAGAACAAGTAAGGCTCAATGTCAACATGAATATATCAACACAACAACTTATTATTCATCATATAATATCATTTCATATCTATAAACAGTGTGACAATAGGTTGATGCCGTTAAAGggcatgaaatgaaatgtcatCTTTACTGCCAAGAGACCGAACACTAGAATgacaaaataacaggaacaccTTACAACATGATGTAATTCAACACAACACTCCTGCAATAAAAACACCTTCTAAACTTGCGTTGTATTGCATCACATTGTAAGGTTGGTAGTTACCTTGCTGcagtatatttgtttttctgacaaaaaaaatagatgatTTTGTGACGCTTTATTTTACAAGTCCTTAATTTCCTAATAATTTCTATGTAATTTGGCAGTGATTGCAGGAAAAATAGGAACTTCCATGAAAGAATTGCtccatttaaaggaccagtatgtaatatatttactgtaataaatgatatgtcatcagagattgaggaaacatgctgaattgaaatactggcttctctgtCAAcgatgctacagccagtatgttctcatTTGAAATTTCCATTACGGTCCgaaacatctgtttttgttttggccggtgtgatcccgtccactgcccatttcaacacacCGTTGCCACATAATATGAAACAAACTGGCACATAAACACAGCCtcctgcagccatggaagcaagcaaacaaactggatcaacagagataacgttaacattagattctacccgacctgaaaagcctcggcacatctctctctgtggtccgtgtgctgCCGGGTTAtcaagacagacagagagtatttgagacacacagccggtgaagtgattcaAACTACTTCTGCTGGCCAGAGACTAACAGCGTGATGCTAACACACGCTATCAGTCACACAGGAGAAGCAGACGGGCCACGGCTCCAGTGTTTTGAATTTGTACCCATTTTGTACCCATTTTAAACactagctgtcagtgctacatattgctcctttaaaccCAAATaaatgggggaaaaaagcaaataaaatgaatgatcgCAATTCATCATTTATTGGAAACTTTGTTATTGCCATTTATTATTTACGCTGCCCGGAGACAAGTTGTTGTTGAGTAAATTATTTGCACTTGTACCTCTGAtacttgtctgtctgtaatTATGACCAAGTTACATCGCTCTTCCCAGGAAAGGTTGTACAGAATTATTAGAATTATAGAGACATTTTTGCCCATAAAATAAAGCGTTACCGACATGTTTTTaccaggtttttttttacagtggagGTTTTGAATAACTGaataatttttcatttaaaagttCCCTTTCATTTATAAAAGAAGGATCATTTATGTGTTTAAATCATTTTAGTGGCCTCAGGCCTGCTACTTTATGTGTCAGCTGCGGTTTTAGCCTCGGGTACGGAAGTATGACTTCTGAGAATTGTGGGACAACTAAAGGTTGTTCTCAGGTTTACAACTgcagatatataataatatatatggtAATGTAACACGGCTACGTCTTTTCAGGATCCTCCGGGAGGAGGCGATGGCCCGGGAGGCCGAGGAGAGGAAgcgcagagaggaggaggctcGATTCATGGCCGAGCAGCAGCGCGTCAGGGACGAAGCCCAGCAAGctcaggaggagcaggaggcgcAGGAGAAAGCCAAGGCCGAGCAGGAGGAGAACGAGAGGCTGCAGAAACAGGTCAGTGACCAGGACACGTACAGGACATGTGATCTGGTGGATGAGATTGAAAGTTGTTTTTGATAATTGTAGTGGCTGTTTTAACTTTGTTCCAACCAGGAACACTTTTAGTCTGCAAGGCATCTCAGTTTAACCTCGTGCTCCATTTAATTGAAACCTCCTTGTGAATCAAACCAGTGTTCTCACAAGGCCTGGAGGCAGGAAACTGGTGATTGGGGGGTTTATTTAAAGGTTTAGATCACAACATCAGGGCAGGTGATTCTTATCCAAAAGTTACATCTCAGTCTGGTTCGTCACCATCTGAATTGTACCGTCAAAAACTTGTTTCAGTTCAAAATTTGCAGACTTCTCTACATCTTACAAGCACGTTGTTCCTAAACTTTTTCACCTCTGTGCACTAAAGACTACCTTATACAACCATTACCTCTCctcaataataataagttaTGTACCTGTATTCCGGTACTTAAAGGGAGAATACGTATATAACTTTTCTGtaattaaaatatctaaaaacgACTAGACctgttatatattttgttgagttgtgtTCTTATATTATCCCAGATGTTTACAACACTTTTCAAACCCAGAGGAATCCGTAATTTTAATCAACGTAACGGTCCGCTTCATTTGGTCGCCTGTCGATGGCATCATATCTCCTTGCACATGCGTCAGCATTCTGGTTGTCTATTAGAAGCCGTCATAAACTGACATTTTATCCGCCACAGTTTAACGATACACTTTTTATATCTTGGTAGTTTTTAACTATATATTTTAGCTGGATGAAGGAGTTCAGTCATCGTACGTCTAGATCTTaaggggactgtttgtaacttcttacacatataaatcgtaccgggtcggtgtcccatgagctcgcgtgtggctacgctgttcagacaagactccaacacaaactacacggaaacaccaaaaccacaaagttatatcttgtgaagcctgtcttgcaaaatagtgttggccgcggtcggaggatgcggggagagaccgtagctttggtctccagggccggagtctctgctgtactctgctcctctcgcctgccttcactcacacaccgcgctcgttctcgctcgctcagctcgctccacctcacgtgcatgcgcgcacactccacactgcagaagagttagtttagctctgagaatatctagtgaatgtacagtggacgtttttgcggaaataaatgctgcagctcctccagaccaacagaggatACCCGGgttttgtgaagtgacggggctccgcagagagaaacgttatcttCTCCGACCAAAattccggtgtctcccctgttccctctggcAGCTGGGATTTTTTACTTGATCCTGAATAAACATAATGCTTCTATTATCTGTAATTTGGCTTAGTATTATAAATCAAAACCCCCATGATTTCAGTGAAAGAATAATTTAAATCCATTTCCTTGAACCCACTGCCAATATCTAGTGGGTATCAAACCCTCAACCCGAGTTAACCACCACCACTTCCATCAGTGAGACACATGATCAATTCCTGttaactgtaaatactgtatgaaCTGCAAACCCTCTAATTTTCCACAAACCAACATGAATCCCTTTGATCCCCCACATGCAGTAAGCCCACTTACCATCTGGGCAGATTAATGCATAGGAGGATGCCTGAGCTGTCGGGGGGGTTTGTTGCTGTACGTGAGCCCGAACATCAGACTCACTCACcccctgactgactgactgactgtctggcAGATTAAAGGACATAAAATATGTGCTGCTGTCACGGACCACTGGTGAGCCCTGTGAGTCAGAGGGCCCTTGTCTGCCCGGGCACATGCCAGCTGGTGACCTCCATAATGGTGATGAGCAGAGGCTGAGGGAGCCATTGTGATCTGGGAGATAGTGACAGGCCTGTGCTGCCTCTGTCTCCTCGTACACTTGGCTCTGCAGTGGGCTGATGGTTGGATAAGCAGCGTCAGTGTACGCCGTGCCCGAAGCACTCCGCCACGCTCCACTCCCCTTCTCCCCTCTTCAATCGGACCATTGTTCCACCCTGACAGCTCCAGACTACAGTGgcctcatatttttttttacagctcaaGTGTTGCGGGAAACTAAAAACGTGTGTGACTATTTAAAGATTTGTGTCCAAAACTAATCGCTGCAGTCAAAAGACAGTGTTAAAACGTGTGAAACTGCAGATTTTAAAAACAGCAGGTTACAACAGTTGTGACAGATGTGATTTATGCACACATCATAATCTTTGTTTTCATTGCCTACTTCAACACATCTGCTTGGTTGGTGCTGAATCTAAATACCCAGTGAGGCATGTAATGGAGTTACTCAGATGATATCAACTCTGGCCTGAAGGCTGCAGAACTGACTGAGCATGTGCTGCCACCTGGTGGTCAAGAGGTGTTCTGCATTACagtacatccacacacacaatgtgacaCACCAGAGGTGGAAGAAAGTGTTATTTTTGTCAGTGTTGtaatcatgtttttgtcttctttttttcagaggGAGGAGGCCGAAGCCAAAGCTCGCGAGGAGGCCGAGCGTCAGCGCCTCGAGAGGGAGAAACACTTCCAGAAAGAAGAGCAGGAGCGGCTGGAGAGGAAGAAGgtgaggagagaaaacagagaaaaataacAACCTCACAGTTCAGAAAAGTTCACACTCAGGAGTTCATCCCAGTACTTCCCTCCCTCTAACTCACTGATCTCTCTGTCTGATCTGCACAGCGCCTTGAGGAGATCATGAAGAGGACTCGGAAAAGTGACGCAGGAGAAAAGGTTTGTGTGTTTCCTTTTAAACAAGCTTGAAGGAACTGAACTTCCTCGTGACctttttgaaacaacagaagtCTTTTTGATCTTTTTCTCATCACAGAAGGATGTCAAAGCTTCTCCACAGGTCAACGGCAAGGACACAGAGCTCAGCAAGAGTGAGTGTTACAGTTTCTACGCCGTATGTTCAGTCTGAAATACAatctcatttattcatttactcattctgtttctgtttgcaGCTGGGACCCTGCAGAGTCCCGACGCTGCAGTCCTCAGCGCGTCACAAAGTGTGTCCGGTCCGGTTGTAAACGGCGTCCAGAACGGCGTCTCGGCCAACGGAGAGGCGGCTCACTTCGAGGAGATCATCCAGCTGAACAACAGCGGCAACCCGACGCAGACTCAGAGCGGGCTGGTCAGCGAGCCCATCCTGGCGTTCGAGGGCGGAGAGCCCTTCCTGATGAAAACAGGCCCCATGAAGCCTCAGCATGTCGCAGGTACAGTGAAGAGACAACACATGAGACTGTGATCATACATTATAACAATGTATCAGGACATAAAGGAGGAGAAATGTTCACGTTTCTTTGGAATAAAAACTGTCAACACCCCGTCATCCAATCTTAATCCTACATCAGTGTTCcttaacataaaataatatctCCGTGTGATAATCACAGTTCAAGGACTTTTAAGTTCATCCAacgatttttttctttccacattgtttcatttgaaggagTTTTACAGgcttaaacataaacatattcaGTATTTCACAAGATAAATGGCAGAAATGTGAGAAGTCTAAAAAATGCTACAGAATTTTGTgccaaaaaaattgtattttatcaatTTAATCATCTTGTGACCCTCATATTTATCTTAGGGAGCGCTTTGAGGGTCCTGAAACCAAAGTTGGGTCAAACATGTCATTCTTTCATGGAAGGTGCAACAAGAAAGTCATCCCCCTGAATTTAGCTAAATTGGACAAAGGTGGTGTGTCTTTAATTCTGTCTTCAAACATTCCCTCTAATGTCGAATCCCTAAAATGCTAAATTTCCTTGGCTTTCATTGACATGTGACCAGTGGTGTCTCAGATGTCAGTTTGAGAAATGATATCTTgttatcttattattattattattatagggcCCCCATTCGACCAATCTATGTCACCTGAAAGTTGCTCCTGTAAGTGAAATGTAAATTTCAAGCCATTGGAAAGTATGTAAACCACTGCCTGTCCCAATGCAGCAAGACATTTCTTTCTGTAATTCATAGCTTTTATCATTTCTTCTTTAATGTGTGTATCAACAAACGGCTTTTTCCCACCGCAGGGACGAGCAATCaaccaaaaacattttaaaaaaggagaTAATGCCCACTGCAAACCTCAGCATACACAGTACAAATAGAAAATACTAAAAGAAGATTGTCTCGTAGGAAAGAATGCAAATAAACCCAGTGTGCACCCACTACTGGAAACACATATACTGTTAATAGAAGAGAGTATATATACGTAGACGTGCTGTCATGCAGTTACCATAAAACagacaaatacaaacaaaataccTGCTCATTAACACACAAATAGCTATAAGTTCCTAGTCTAAGttcgggctgcaactaactcATCTTATTTTCAACATTGATCaatctgtatttgatttttttccatgaaTCGATTCATGTTTGTGAAGTCATAATTTCCCTAGAGCCCAAAGTTACATCTTcaaattctttgttttgtttgaccaaaagtccaaaaaccaaaagatattcagtttaatctcatatatgacaaagaaaagcagcaaatcctcacgtttgagaagctggaaccagatatttttttttgcatttctaattgatttttaatcaatgattttaaaaatgaattgatgatcaaaatagttgtagTTTTCTTTCAAGACATCTCCCATTCATCTGGTATAGTTATCGCTGGAATCAATAATGTTTGAAGATGAAATCAGAAAACGAGAATAAAAACTTATCATACAACTATTAGTTCAACTTCGTTCGTCTCACCTCTGTTGTTCTCTCCCTGCAGAGGTCCTGTGAGTCGCCACACATCTCCATGGAGACGCGCCTTATGTCTCTGCTCGAGCTAAGAGATTCATGCCACACCACAGCGGCTTATAAAAATCGTGTGCCAAACAAACAATGAACTGCGCTGAATTCACATTTTTACCGTTATCTGTCTGTCGCAAGAGGACAAAGAGGAGTTCTTTCATCATCTGACATATACCAACATGCAACAACGACAACAACGACAACCACAACAAGtattctctctccgtctccaccGCGTGTTCTGGTGCAGCATCTGTCAAGTTTTACTGAAATGTCACATGCAGATTTTATGGTGCACCTTAAAGATGACTGACTGTGTAACAAAACTTTTAGAAAATACAGTATAAGAACCCTGGAAATGCATAATATTTGACAATGGTTGTTATTATTACCGTCGTTACGATATCGTTATTGTTATCTTAAGTTGAacagtgtgcgtgcgtgtgtgttgttttgttgtttttgtcttgaattattgagttatttaACATGGGGAGCATTGTAAGGACTGGCCACAgacagtgtatgtaaatgtataatGAGCCTGGCTGCCTAGGCCTCCTGTTACAGGGGATCTGTGAAATAAAGCTTTATGAAAGGGACTGGGCTCCGTGTCCGTCTGTCTGGagttatgtttattattattacctccgccaaggccgaaggcctaggaaggaggttatgttttcaccgacgttggtttgtttgtttgtttgtttgcttgtttgtctgtttgtttgtttgtctgtttgtttgtctgttagcaggatccGATCAGCATgtgcattaagaccacagggtataacacatgcgcagtgtaactgataacACGTCATtgacgcgttgatgatgcggtgagaaaggaaaaaagcggtagatgacgggatgagagacaacgtagtgtaatgttatacagacataacaaggctgctgaatgagagaggcattcGCCGacacgttacacggaaacacaccgtgttaatataAAAGGCCGACTAACTCATGCTAccgtgagctgtgatctgtttttaaagtcaggcaccttggcggaggtctgcgctctccgagtgccattctagttattatTGAAAACATTAGATATCCGTTTCTACTTCCTGCAGAGATCTGGAAGCAACTAGTAGTACATGTACTCAAGTAtgatacttaagtaaaattttgaggtacttgagtatttccattttctgccattttatactccaccacatctcagagggaaatattgtaatttttactcTGCGGGAACGAACATATGTCAGTATGAAGTGCAGATCCTTTAGCTGCATTACACAGTAACATGTTCAGAGAAGCCAGAAGGTGGCAGCAATGATGGTTTAAATGTAAATGCTTTCTGCACCTCTATCTACCAGACTGTGGTTCTGATGGTGGAATATTTACATGTAAAGTAtgtaaagtacattttactttACCCACATACAAATGCCTTTTTTGTGTTAACCAAATGTATGCTGGGATATGGTAGACACCTGAAGCTTAAAGAGATTCTTCAGGGGtttagtattgcactttcacaaaGTCATGGGAAATTATAAGAGACAGAtttaacaaaaagaagaaaagaaaagcaataaAACATTCAAGCAGCAGAAgccgagatatcctgacttgTATCACTAGTAAGGATCAAGCCTCAAAAAgtgttcatcctctggggaacacaaatgtcagcacaatattttattgcaatccatccaattgttgtagatatt contains:
- the LOC119503357 gene encoding MAP7 domain-containing protein 1-like isoform X6 — protein: METMDYKELGHHFEEKLTLTDKSLPLQTESPSIQNGDKSLGKDILTSDDSAVTDLSPKTDSSPITETPTKTDASSKTDVRPSTPGSSPQPKKDSMSSEQRQKLAKERREERARYIEQQTQLQAVKKTQWLEKENKARRLRESQLEDRRRKLEEQRLKAEKRRVLLEEKQRQKLEKNKERYEAAIKRSTKKTWAEIRAQRWSWAGGLNQTSRRETRSLRLSPWESRIVERLMTPTLSFLARSRSAATLLNNSDSTSASPLTACSHHHPNAERWRVSSASTPDITQRQRRRNSTPVDKKKKEKKDKERENEKEKNAITKDKVQKKRQTISPTTTTQRSRPETSTPKLKNRPPSPAAPKGQPLSPMVPAAAAAASKTPTGKKTPTGTKTRPKRAQTPARMQPQTVTAVAVATGHKPQQPDAPEEKKDSSNVPAIVVSTAPLTPPSLSPAVASAASPAAPNVEPAASAASPAAASTGNPAPSAAPAATAAATTASTTPAAPTSRPSAGTNNQEEAARVLAEKRRQAREQREREEQERLEQEQKNKILREEAMAREAEERKRREEEARFMAEQQRVRDEAQQAQEEQEAQEKAKAEQEENERLQKQREEAEAKAREEAERQRLEREKHFQKEEQERLERKKRLEEIMKRTRKSDAGEKKDVKASPQVNGKDTELSKTGTLQSPDAAVLSASQSVSGPVVNGVQNGVSANGEAAHFEEIIQLNNSGNPTQTQSGLVSEPILAFEGGEPFLMKTGPMKPQHVAEVL
- the LOC119503357 gene encoding MAP7 domain-containing protein 1-like isoform X2, whose translation is METMDYKELGHHFEEKLTLTDKSLPLQTESPSIQNGDKSLGKDILTSDDSAVTDLSPKTDSSPITETPTKTDASSKTDVRPSTPGSSPQPKKDSMSSEQRQKLAKERREERARYIAVKKTQWLEKENKARRLRESQLEDRRRKLEEQRLKAEKRRVLLEEKQRQKLEKNKERYEAAIKRSTKKTWAEIRAQRWSWAGGLNQTSRRESRCSASTVNLPRQVDPVINNRLSKSSATLWNSPNRTRSLRLSPWESRIVERLMTPTLSFLARSRSAATLLNNSDSNSHHCSRSASASPLTACSHHHPNAERWRVSSASTPDITQRQRRRNSTPVDKKKKEKKDKERENEKEKNAITKDKVQKKRQTISPTTTTQRSRPETSTPKLKNRPPSPAAPKGQPLSPMVPAAAAAASKTPTGKKTPTGTKTRPKRAQTPARMQPQTVTAVAVATGHKPQQPDAPEEKKDSSNVPAIVVSTAPLTPPSLSPAVASAASPAAPNVEPAASAASPAAASTGNPAPSAAPAATAAATTASTTPAAPTSRPSAGTNNQEEAARVLAEKRRQAREQREREEQERLEQEQKNKILREEAMAREAEERKRREEEARFMAEQQRVRDEAQQAQEEQEAQEKAKAEQEENERLQKQREEAEAKAREEAERQRLEREKHFQKEEQERLERKKRLEEIMKRTRKSDAGEKKDVKASPQVNGKDTELSKTGTLQSPDAAVLSASQSVSGPVVNGVQNGVSANGEAAHFEEIIQLNNSGNPTQTQSGLVSEPILAFEGGEPFLMKTGPMKPQHVAEVL
- the LOC119503357 gene encoding MAP7 domain-containing protein 1-like isoform X5, with product METMDYKELGHHFEEKLTLTDKSLPLQTESPSIQNGDKSLGKDILTSDDSAVTDLSPKTDSSPITETPTKTDASSKTDVRPSTPGSSPQPKKDSMSSEQRQKLAKERREERARYIAVKKTQWLEKENKARRLRESQLEDRRRKLEEQRLKAEKRRVLLEEKQRQKLEKNKERYEAAIKRSTKKTWAEIRAQRWSWAGGLNQTSRRETRSLRLSPWESRIVERLMTPTLSFLARSRSAATLLNNSDSNSHHCSRSASASPLTACSHHHPNAERWRVSSASTPDITQRQRRRNSTPVDKKKKEKKDKERENEKEKNAITKDKVQKKRQTISPTTTTQRSRPETSTPKLKNRPPSPAAPKGQPLSPMVPAAAAAASKTPTGKKTPTGTKTRPKRAQTPARMQPQTVTAVAVATGHKPQQPDAPEEKKDSSNVPAIVVSTAPLTPPSLSPAVASAASPAAPNVEPAASAASPAAASTGNPAPSAAPAATAAATTASTTPAAPTSRPSAGTNNQEEAARVLAEKRRQAREQREREEQERLEQEQKNKILREEAMAREAEERKRREEEARFMAEQQRVRDEAQQAQEEQEAQEKAKAEQEENERLQKQREEAEAKAREEAERQRLEREKHFQKEEQERLERKKRLEEIMKRTRKSDAGEKKDVKASPQVNGKDTELSKTGTLQSPDAAVLSASQSVSGPVVNGVQNGVSANGEAAHFEEIIQLNNSGNPTQTQSGLVSEPILAFEGGEPFLMKTGPMKPQHVAEVL
- the LOC119503357 gene encoding MAP7 domain-containing protein 1-like isoform X1, encoding METMDYKELGHHFEEKLTLTDKSLPLQTESPSIQNGDKSLGKDILTSDDSAVTDLSPKTDSSPITETPTKTDASSKTDVRPSTPGSSPQPKKDSMSSEQRQKLAKERREERARYIEQQTQLQAVKKTQWLEKENKARRLRESQLEDRRRKLEEQRLKAEKRRVLLEEKQRQKLEKNKERYEAAIKRSTKKTWAEIRAQRWSWAGGLNQTSRRESRCSASTVNLPRQVDPVINNRLSKSSATLWNSPNRTRSLRLSPWESRIVERLMTPTLSFLARSRSAATLLNNSDSNSHHCSRSASASPLTACSHHHPNAERWRVSSASTPDITQRQRRRNSTPVDKKKKEKKDKERENEKEKNAITKDKVQKKRQTISPTTTTQRSRPETSTPKLKNRPPSPAAPKGQPLSPMVPAAAAAASKTPTGKKTPTGTKTRPKRAQTPARMQPQTVTAVAVATGHKPQQPDAPEEKKDSSNVPAIVVSTAPLTPPSLSPAVASAASPAAPNVEPAASAASPAAASTGNPAPSAAPAATAAATTASTTPAAPTSRPSAGTNNQEEAARVLAEKRRQAREQREREEQERLEQEQKNKILREEAMAREAEERKRREEEARFMAEQQRVRDEAQQAQEEQEAQEKAKAEQEENERLQKQREEAEAKAREEAERQRLEREKHFQKEEQERLERKKRLEEIMKRTRKSDAGEKKDVKASPQVNGKDTELSKTGTLQSPDAAVLSASQSVSGPVVNGVQNGVSANGEAAHFEEIIQLNNSGNPTQTQSGLVSEPILAFEGGEPFLMKTGPMKPQHVAEVL